A single window of Salvia splendens isolate huo1 chromosome 6, SspV2, whole genome shotgun sequence DNA harbors:
- the LOC121808925 gene encoding zinc finger MYM-type protein 1-like — protein MRKQSDLRQFISKKRKSRDISSPTSSSRAANPPASNSAANPPASNTPASSTPALTDSVSPSNASVPSREKELIYDVEYVPQDPGKRKDIMDMEEDAAFCFVCYLFKNEVGLNAGGDAFVNRGFKSWNKPDKFIKHIGGVRSAHNRAYEKYVNLRDGKKKSILVSLDNVSDVIKREYDIRLRASISCLRYLLRQGLAFRGHRESEESLNRGNFLELLKWLRTHNEIISKVTMENAPGNCQLISPIIQKDIINCCAKETTKRIVDDLGEDCFAILADESSDVSQKEQLALCMRYVEKKSGKVVERFIGLVHVLIQQLCLLEVQF, from the exons ATGAGGAAACAATCCGATCTTCGACAATTTATCTCCAAAAAGAGAAAATCTCGTGACATAAGCTCTCCGACTTCTAGCTCTCGAGCTGCAAATCCTCCTGCTTCAAACTCTGCAGCAAATCCTCCAGCTTCAAACACTCCAGCTTCAAGCACTCCTGCTTTAACTGATAGTGTGTCTCCTTCAAATGCTAGTGTGCCATCTCGCGAGAAAGAATTGATTTATGATGTTGAATACGTTCCTCAAGATCCTGGGAAAAGAAAAGACATAATGGA CATGGAAGAAGATGctgcattttgttttgtttgctaCTTGTTCAAGAATGAAGTTGGACTTAATGCGGGGGGAGACGCGTTTGTGAATAGAGGATTTAAGTCATGGAATAAGCCagataaatttattaaacatATTGGTGGCGTCAGAAGTGCTCATAATCGTGCTTATGAGAAATATGTGAACCTAAGGGATggcaaaaaaaaatcgattCTTGTTTCTTTAGATAATGTCAGTGATGTGATTAAAAGAGAGTATGATATTCGCTTGAGGGCTTCAATTTCGTGTTTACGTTATCTATTGCGACAAGGCTTGGCATTTCGTGGGCATAGAGAAAGTGAAGAATCCCTTAACAGGGGAAATTTTCTTGAACTCTTGAAATGGTTGAGGACACATAATGAAATTATTTCAAAAGTGACTATGGAAAATGCACCTGGAAATTGTCAATTGATATCTCCAATTATTCAAAAGGATATTATTAATTGTTGTGCTAAAGAAACAACTAAGCGAATTGTGGATGATCTTGGTGAGGACTGCTTTGCTATATTAGCCGATGAATCAAGCGATGTGTCGCAAAAGGAACAATTAGCCCTTTGCATGCGCTatgttgaaaaaaaaagtggaaAGGTAGTTGAACGATTCATCGGTCTTGTGCATGTGCTGATACAACAGCTTTGTCTCTTAGAAGTGCAATTTTAG